One genomic region from uncultured Cohaesibacter sp. encodes:
- a CDS encoding acyl-homoserine-lactone synthase: MFVTIEAHEYHKYPILMDRMFKLRKEVFSDQLDWDVSVDGDYERDIYDEKMPAYLVWCNDDRTELYGSMRLMPTTGPTLLYDVFRRTFPNQVSLSAPGIWEGTRMCIDQEAINAVYPSMEASRAFSLLFLALCECALDHGIHTMVSNYEPQMKLVYRRAGVKVQELGRADGYGKRPVCCGVFEVSEPVLATMRNKLAVSSTLYHKNGLHNDPLEVAA, encoded by the coding sequence ATGTTTGTGACAATTGAAGCGCATGAATATCATAAATATCCGATTTTAATGGACCGCATGTTCAAGCTGCGCAAAGAGGTTTTCTCTGACCAGCTCGACTGGGATGTTTCAGTCGATGGTGACTATGAGCGCGATATTTATGATGAGAAAATGCCAGCATATCTGGTTTGGTGCAACGATGACCGCACAGAGCTATATGGCTCTATGCGCTTGATGCCGACAACTGGCCCTACTCTTCTTTATGATGTTTTCAGAAGAACATTCCCCAATCAAGTCTCCCTTTCTGCCCCGGGCATTTGGGAAGGCACCCGTATGTGCATCGACCAGGAAGCCATCAACGCGGTCTATCCCTCGATGGAAGCCAGCCGCGCATTCAGCCTGCTGTTTCTGGCACTGTGCGAATGTGCGCTTGATCATGGCATTCACACCATGGTGTCCAATTACGAGCCACAGATGAAGCTGGTCTATCGCCGCGCTGGTGTAAAGGTTCAGGAATTAGGGCGCGCTGATGGATATGGCAAACGCCCTGTTTGCTGCGGTGTGTTTGAAGTTTCAGAGCCCGTTCTTGCCACTATGCGGAACAAACTGGCGGTCTCATCTACGCTTTACCACAAAAACGGGCTTCATAACGACCCTCTGGAAGTTGCAGCCTAG